CCGGAAGAACCCTTGTGGCTTGCACTCTGAGAAGGTGGGTAAGTCGAAATTTTTAGTAATTATTGAACAGAAAACCAAACAGAAGCAAGCAGACTGAAAAAAAAAAACCGTTCCTTGTTCATTGTTCTTTTATTGCTGTATTGTTTATTTTGATTCTGACCTTTGGCCTCGTTTGGTTCACGGATTGTAGAGGTTGGGAAGGGAAAGTTGTTCCTTTCCTTTGTTTATGTACTTGAATTGGATTCTGTGTGCTGTTCATTGCCTTTGGTCAATTCAATTTTCACACTTGTTTTTTGTCACTGGTTCTGTGTTTCTTTGATCCTGAAGTCTCCCCTTTGATACCATTCATCACATGTATGATAGTTCGATGGTACACCTTTGCACTGGTTGTGTATCTTAAAATCTGAATGCTCCATCATCCTGGCTATGACTACAATCTTAGCTGGGAGATGTTGGTCTCTAGTTCGAGCAAGGATTCATTGAAGCATTTGTTATATATGTGGGATGAATCGTTTGTAGCAGTGGGATGCTTTGTCTTGTATATCCCTGAAACTCTGTTAATATTATCAATGACTAGAGTTGCAGTGTTCCATCAGATCATACTTATTTTATTTACAGCTCCAACCATTTTCAGATTCCATAATCAAATTGTATCCACTTGTTGTTGAAGGCTACAATTCGGGTGTGACAATTAGTGGTTGCTTGATGTAACTTGGAGTTGTTAGCATAGTCAGCATGCGTAAGTGACAGACTAGTTCTCCAGTTGGGAGACAAGGTTTCCTTTGATGTAATTAACCCAAGTATTACTAGTAATAGTAGTGTCTTCAAAATCAGATGATTCCTTATCCATCATGAACTGTTTGGGGAAGGGGATACTTGAATATGTTTCCCTCCAAAAAACTGAATGAGGAAAAGAGTATGGAAGCCATGGTATTATGGTACTTGAATTCAAATAGTCAAAAGCATGGGGTTGCCAGTATGTAGATGCAAAAAGAGGATGCATGATTCTAAAGAGAACCCATAAAGCCGCATCTTCATTCCTACTTTGGGAACAAACTGTGCAAGCTCCACAGAATTTTTGTTGAAACGGTGCAAATGTGCAATCTGCATTGCGCAGTAAATGCTATAATATTATGAACATGATAAAACGCTTAGACACCATCCAATATTCTAAAGCAGTGTGACATGCAAATTTAAAGCGAGAATCATAAAGAAGGAAACTACATGCAACTTTGAAAAAGGAAAAGAGGTAAAGGGAAATCCGCCATAATTTCCCACCAACATTCACTGTTTGGCGAGAAGAAATTAAACCCAAGGTTCATATGAATAGACTATCACATAGATGAATAATGTTGTCTCCTTTCTAGGAACTGGTGGTGACCACCTGTAAAACACTAGCTCGCTTGCTGCAACTGTTGTATCCTACTGAAGCAAAGCTATATATATCTGTGTGCATCATTCTTCTACTCTTTTTTCTTCTCCTTCTCAGCACGAGATTTTGGCTTTTGGTATATAAGTATCTGACTCAGGAGGATGGAATTTGTTGCAACACCAAGTACAGAGCCCAACAAAACTTTTAAGGAATTAAGGAGAGCAAATGAATCGACAAATGTATAAACTTCAAACTTGCAGAAAAAAGCACATGATAAATGAAGCACACTAGCAGAATACCTTAGGATTATTGAATTTAGAAAAAAAAAAAAAAAAAAAAGTACCAAATAATATCATGACACTTACTTTCTTATAGTTATGGACTTATGGTGATGCAAACTCTACACATGGAACTAATTTTGTTTGGACCTGAGAACCTGAAAACTTGCCACATTTACAGAGTGACTAACAGAGCAGGTTTTAATTTTTCTTTTTTTGCCTAAATTAAGGAAACATTTACGGTCAGTTTGAATGGAATGGTCAGTTATCACTTCAAAAGGGGGTTTGCAGCCAAAACCTATTTCAAATCTACATGCACAGATGCACTACCTTTGTTATTCAGTTATTCACAAATTTTATCAGATCTAATTCAATAACAAATTAACAATACAACTTAAAGCGACAGCCAAGGGTCTAGGATACCACTTTTTGGAGCTTGTTCTTGTATGCTGGTGAAAACTCTCACTGTAAAAGGACGTTAAGATATCTGTAAGTTCCCCCAAATACATATCTTACATACATAGTGACATAGCATAGAGCTGTTTTAACAATTTGAACGTACCCATGGAACCGCCAAAGTTCATGAAGTTCGTTAAGAAGCTGAGCTCCCCTGTACTTTTGTTCTGCCCAAAAAATAGTTAATTGACATGAGAAAGTACCAAAACATGTGTGAACTGAAGAATAATACATAGCAATCATGTGGATCAGAGATACACACAAACACCTGATTGCAAAGATTCAATAAGTAAACAAAGCAGAATCTTTGAAATTAGTGGTAATAACCTCCAATATGGTAACAAATCAGGCATTAACTTACAGAAAAGTTCTGCCATATCTGTGGGATTTTGGCAAAGAGAAAAATTGCATGTTGTGATGCCTGTAACAAATCATTTTAGTATCAGACAAGATATGAAATAAAGAATTATTTAGATCAAAAGGAAAAGTAAATAAATATTCATGTCCGCTAATTCATAGGCTGGACAGTGATGGTGGCTACTCACATAGAGAGCTTCAAAAAGAACAGGATCGATTCGACCTGCTAAAATAGTTGGTGCTAGACCACAATACCTGAAAAACCATCATATTAAGGAAGTGGATCCCCATTTTCAATCTTACAGAATGTAGATAAAATAAATAAAAAATTGCAAACAGTAATCTGATTCTTAAGCAAGAAGGATACATTAATGCCGTCATCCATCTTTTGGTGCTCACAGGTTGGGAGTAATAGTACATAATAGCAACCAATATTAGAGCTGTAAACCACACAAAAAAAAAGCATAAAGGGAACTGTGTTAGATCCTTTGCAATTGCCATATCGCTCTTCCGAAAGCTACAAAGTTGCATGCAACAGAACTAGTCCAATAAACCTAACAAAAATTTCCAACAAATGATACACAAGGTTTCAAGGCTCCTTGTTTGGAAATTAAAATAACCATTCAACCGCTAATATATGGACTAAAACTTACATCGAAGAAGCATTTCCTGGGATATGTTAGAGTTGACAAGAAATTTACATTACCATACCTTGGATCAAAAGAAAGGCCAATTCCCCATAGGCGGAGAAGGGAAGCCCTCCATGAAGACAATACGCCAAAGCAATCGTGTAACCAACTAGTTCAAGCTCAAAAGACAAGATACTAAGACCTCTGATACTTCCATTTTCCAGAATCTTTAATATCTGCAGTCAATGCACAAAAGCCTCAGATGCAATCAGTTTTAGACCACAAAAAAAAGCTGAATCAATTGATCTTAAAAGAGGAAGTTCCACACAGTTCCGATGCCACGACTCGTTGCAGACCAATGCCACTATAATTTCACCAAATAATAATTCTAGAAAACTTCAGAGTTTGATTTCTTTCCTAGCCACACTGATTCTTGATTTCTATCTACCAATTTCAATACCAAAATATTCATTTAGAAATTGAAGCAGATCAAATTCGCGAATGCAGGCATCAATAACTTTTATTTCAATTCATAATTAATCAAATCAGAGATCTATAATCTGTTTTTTCATAGAAACACGATAATTTCAAACCATGACTACAAAATCAAAACAAATAATTTGCTTTCAATTATGATATCGAAAAACAAAGAGAAGAAGAAGAACGCGCCTGAGGGAGTTTGACGGTGGTGGAGGCGGCGACGATGGCGTAGCCGAGGAGAGTGGAAATAAGGGGAAGCAAGCAATCCTTCTCGGGAAACTGACCGTTGCTGAGAGCCCCCAAAGCACAGCTGAAATCGATTCCGAGGACTTTCATCTCTGTAACTATGGATCCAACTCCGACCAACACTCAGCTCTCTCTATTTTTCTGAGGACCTCTAAGTTGTGAAAACCATGACTTTTGGAGCTACAGTATTACTGTTAATCGGACTGGTTGGACATTTACTATTTACTCTTTTACTATTTGTAATCTGTTACCGCTTATGGTACGGGCTGTGCGGCAATATAGCATTTCGGTAAGCCCAAGTATCAACATTGGCTCATAAGAAAACCCAAGTTTCATTAGTTAAAAAATTATAATTAAGTGGTTTAATTAGTCTATATTTCTGACGAAAAATCATGATTTCAGAGAACATTTCATTTTATTTTGAAAATGTTGGGAAATTGGTTTCCATAAATTGAAAAAATGTATATCATCTTTCAGCGCATTTAGCCTCATATGAAACGACGTCAATTTTAACATTATTGCCCCTCATGAATTGACCCAAGTTGTGCTCTATTTGCTATCTTCTTACCTTCACACGATCCACTCGTACGCTATCTATCGTCCTGATATCCGATCAGTTCAATTGTTCATTTCTCGTGCCAAAAATTAAAATGAAATTGATTTTGACTTTGTCCGTAATTAAATCAAATTATCACTTGGTAGAAATGAAGTTTTTGTACTAAACGGTTCTTTGTTTGGGAGTTGATTGACGATGGAGGTGAAGCGTTAAGCGTACGTGCAAAATGGGGGGCCATTGTGGTGAGGACAAATTTTGGTGCAATTTATAGTGATCCATGGAAATGGAAACCAGTCAGGATTTGAGGACCACCGCATAAACTAGACAAACCCAGCAACGCCGTGATGTTAGCTATTGATGACAAAGTACGATCCATTTTCAGGACAAAGTCACTAAACACAATGATACTATGCAATTCTCATAAGCAGATTCATACCAGGATTTATAGACAGCTGAGCTTATTCATTGTAGAATTTGTGGGAAGATATGCAAAGTTTGCGATAATTTGTGTAGAGTTATATGTGTTCGTCGAAATGCTTCCAAGAGACTCTTCAGGCATTACATACTTAGAAAAAAGCTTAAGCAAATAATGTTACCTGAGACGTTTAATTACAAGCTTAGCACCACTACTTTGGGTTGTTATAGTTAGATTGTTAAATTTTGTCGAGTATAATTCAAGTGCTTCCTTTAAACCTTGTTTCTGAATCGTAAGTATTCAGGTCCCACGTTGAAGCAACTTCACAGTCACAGGGCCACTGTCCAGCCAGTTGGTTTTGTTGGAGGCTTGGAAACTGAGGTCCAAGTTTGCTCTTTTTTGCATTAAATTTGTGATGGAAACCAACAAGTATCAACAGAACTCTCTTTCTTTGTGTGACCAACTTGTGAGTGTGTGAGAAAAATGGAAAGCGGGCTTCCCATGCTCAACTGTATGTTACAGCACACACTGAGAAGCTTATGTTCATCAGATTCTTCTTCTTCTTCCAATTCTTCAAAGTGGGTTTACGCCGTGTTCTGGAGAATCTTGCCCCGGAACTATCCTCCTCCCAAGTAGGAAAATTTCGCTACAGAAGGTTATGTTTGGATTTTTGCAATGTTAATGTCAGTGAGGTCACATTGCTTAAGCTGTTTTGCAGGTGGGATTATGGAGGTAGTGTTCTTGATCGCTCCAAAGGAAACAAAAGGAACTG
The window above is part of the Fragaria vesca subsp. vesca linkage group LG2, FraVesHawaii_1.0, whole genome shotgun sequence genome. Proteins encoded here:
- the LOC101294034 gene encoding mannose-P-dolichol utilization defect 1 protein homolog 2-like, with amino-acid sequence MKVLGIDFSCALGALSNGQFPEKDCLLPLISTLLGYAIVAASTTVKLPQILKILENGSIRGLSILSFELELVGYTIALAYCLHGGLPFSAYGELAFLLIQALILVAIMYYYSQPVSTKRWMTALMYCGLAPTILAGRIDPVLFEALYASQHAIFLFAKIPQIWQNFSNKSTGELSFLTNFMNFGGSMVRVFTSIQEQAPKSVLLGSVLGVATNSILLSQILIYQKPKSRAEKEKKKE